The following proteins are co-located in the uncultured Propionivibrio sp. genome:
- a CDS encoding polysaccharide deacetylase family protein: MTEPLLALKVDVDTWRGTREGVPRLLSLLDRHNVRATFLFSLGPDHTGRAIKRVFRKGFLKKVSRTSVVEHYGLRTLMYGTLLPGPDIGRREADLMRAVRDAGHEVGIHCWDHIRWQDHVAGQTPEWTRREMQRAADRFAEIFGTPARTHGAAGWQMNEAAYACERTLGLDYASDGRGTHPFQPIDVSGKILGVPQLPTTLPTLDELIGIDGLTGDNVDQHLLRLTQGATRDQVYTLHAELEGMRLGATFDRLLSGWKAQGYRLATCRDCFESLDCSALPRHYVVLDEIPGRSGTLALQGPAAL, translated from the coding sequence ATGACAGAGCCATTGCTCGCGCTGAAGGTCGACGTCGACACCTGGCGCGGCACGCGCGAAGGCGTCCCACGCCTGCTCTCGCTGCTTGATCGGCACAACGTGCGAGCGACCTTCCTGTTCAGCCTGGGCCCCGACCACACCGGACGCGCCATCAAGCGCGTCTTTCGCAAGGGGTTCCTGAAAAAGGTGTCACGCACCTCGGTCGTCGAACATTACGGCCTGCGTACCTTGATGTACGGCACGCTCTTGCCGGGCCCCGACATCGGCCGCCGCGAAGCCGACCTGATGCGCGCGGTGCGCGATGCCGGTCATGAAGTCGGCATCCACTGCTGGGATCATATCCGCTGGCAGGACCACGTCGCCGGCCAAACGCCCGAATGGACGCGGCGCGAAATGCAGCGTGCCGCCGACCGTTTTGCCGAGATTTTCGGCACACCGGCCCGAACGCATGGCGCCGCCGGATGGCAAATGAACGAAGCGGCCTACGCCTGCGAACGCACGCTCGGCCTCGATTACGCATCGGATGGCCGCGGCACCCACCCGTTCCAACCGATCGATGTATCCGGAAAGATACTCGGCGTTCCTCAGTTGCCGACAACGCTGCCAACCCTTGACGAGTTAATCGGCATTGACGGACTGACCGGCGACAACGTTGACCAGCACCTGCTACGGCTTACGCAAGGGGCCACGCGCGATCAGGTTTACACGCTCCACGCCGAGCTCGAGGGCATGCGCTTGGGCGCGACCTTCGATCGCCTGCTGAGCGGATGGAAAGCGCAAGGCTACCGGCTCGCCACTTGCCGGGACTGTTTTGAATCGCTGGATTGCAGCGCGCTTCCGCGCCATTACGTCGTCCTGGACGAAATACCTGGCCGCAGCGGCACGCTCGCCCTGCAAGGGCCTGCCGCCCTATAA
- a CDS encoding ATP phosphoribosyltransferase regulatory subunit, producing MNWLLPDHISDALPHEAANIERLRRATLDLFRSHGYELVQPPLLEFLDSLLTGSGSDLKLRTFKLVDQLSGRTLGVRADMTPQVARIDAHLLNRRGVTRLCYCDSVLHTLPTSQAASREPIQLGAEVYGYAGIEADLEALRLLALALKAAGTPASRIDVGHVGVFRALANAAGLNGADEEGLLQLLQTKDVPGLRDFCGRIAAPYGAALMLLPELFGGDELLDSAATRLPDLPEIRAALATLKQLRAALPGLPLSFDLADLRGYHYHNGVVFAAYYPGYPSAIARGGRYDGVGANFGRARPATGFSMDLREIARLAGSNETTGAILSPWALDNVALAGKVAALRAQGEVVVELLPGQEENDGLLCDRRLVEQSGEWIIQVIDGK from the coding sequence ATGAACTGGTTACTTCCCGATCATATTTCCGATGCCCTGCCGCATGAAGCGGCGAACATCGAGCGCTTGCGCCGTGCCACGCTGGATCTTTTTCGGTCTCACGGGTATGAACTCGTCCAGCCGCCCTTGCTGGAATTTCTCGACTCCCTTCTGACGGGCTCCGGTTCGGATCTCAAGTTGCGTACCTTCAAGCTTGTCGATCAGTTGTCGGGACGTACGTTGGGGGTGCGCGCCGACATGACCCCGCAGGTCGCGCGTATCGATGCGCACCTGCTCAATCGTCGCGGTGTGACGCGCCTGTGCTATTGCGACAGCGTGCTCCATACCCTGCCGACCTCGCAGGCGGCCAGTCGCGAGCCGATCCAGTTGGGCGCCGAAGTATATGGTTACGCCGGCATTGAGGCCGACCTGGAAGCGTTGCGCCTCCTGGCCTTGGCATTGAAGGCCGCCGGCACGCCGGCGTCCCGGATCGATGTTGGCCACGTTGGCGTATTCCGCGCACTTGCCAATGCCGCGGGATTGAATGGCGCGGACGAAGAAGGTCTTCTGCAACTGCTTCAGACGAAGGATGTGCCTGGATTGCGCGATTTCTGTGGGCGGATTGCTGCACCGTATGGCGCTGCGTTGATGCTGTTGCCGGAATTGTTTGGCGGTGACGAGTTGCTTGATAGCGCTGCGACCCGCTTGCCGGATCTGCCGGAAATTCGGGCCGCGTTGGCGACGCTCAAGCAGTTGCGCGCAGCCTTGCCGGGTTTGCCCTTGTCATTCGACCTTGCCGATCTGCGCGGATATCACTATCACAACGGGGTGGTGTTTGCTGCTTACTATCCGGGTTACCCGAGCGCCATTGCGCGAGGTGGTCGTTACGATGGCGTCGGTGCAAATTTTGGACGAGCCCGCCCGGCGACCGGCTTTTCGATGGATTTGCGCGAAATTGCCCGGCTGGCCGGAAGCAACGAAACGACCGGTGCCATCCTGTCGCCCTGGGCGCTGGACAATGTCGCACTGGCCGGCAAGGTGGCGGCGCTGCGGGCGCAAGGCGAGGTTGTTGTCGAATTGTTGCCGGGACAAGAAGAAAATGATGGGCTGTTGTGCGACCGACGTCTGGTCGAACAGTCCGGCGAATGGATTATTCAGGTGATTGACGGGAAATAG
- a CDS encoding glycosyltransferase, with the protein MSTASPKLSVVIPVYNEEATLPALFGRLYPALDQLGISYEILFTNDGSRDKSAALLADQFRARPDVTRVILFNGNFGQHRAILAGFAHARGDCIVTLDADLQNPPEDIGVLLAEFDKGHDYVGSIRRQRNDSLWRHLASRAMNRLREKITRIHMTDQGCMMRAYSRRIIDTINQCNEMHTFIPALAYSFAQNPTEVVVGHEERHAGESKYSLYSLIRLNFDLMTGFSIVPLQFFSMLGMLLSVGSGILVAYMLLRRLLLGPEVEGVFTLFAITFFLIGIALFGIGLLGEYIGRIYHEVRQRPRYLIAGILQAEDDKQ; encoded by the coding sequence ATGAGTACCGCATCCCCCAAGCTGAGCGTCGTCATTCCCGTCTATAACGAGGAAGCCACGCTGCCGGCGCTGTTCGGCCGGCTGTATCCGGCGCTCGACCAACTCGGCATTTCGTACGAGATCCTGTTCACCAACGACGGCAGCCGCGACAAATCGGCGGCGCTCCTGGCCGACCAGTTTCGCGCCCGGCCGGACGTCACCCGCGTGATCCTTTTCAACGGCAATTTCGGCCAGCACCGCGCGATCCTTGCCGGCTTCGCGCACGCCCGAGGCGACTGCATCGTCACGCTCGACGCCGATCTGCAAAACCCGCCGGAAGACATCGGCGTGCTGCTCGCCGAATTCGACAAGGGACACGACTACGTCGGCTCAATCCGCCGCCAGCGTAACGACAGCCTCTGGCGCCATCTCGCCAGCCGGGCGATGAACCGGCTACGCGAGAAGATCACGCGCATCCACATGACCGACCAGGGGTGCATGATGCGCGCCTACAGCCGGCGCATCATCGACACGATCAACCAGTGCAACGAAATGCACACCTTCATTCCGGCGCTGGCCTATTCCTTCGCACAGAACCCGACCGAAGTCGTCGTCGGCCACGAAGAACGCCACGCCGGCGAATCGAAGTATTCGCTCTACAGCCTGATCCGCCTCAACTTCGACCTGATGACCGGCTTCTCGATCGTGCCGCTGCAGTTCTTCTCGATGCTCGGCATGCTGCTCTCCGTCGGGTCCGGCATCCTTGTCGCATACATGCTGCTGCGGCGCCTGCTGCTCGGCCCGGAAGTCGAAGGCGTGTTCACCCTGTTCGCGATCACCTTCTTCCTGATCGGCATCGCGCTGTTCGGCATCGGACTGCTCGGCGAATACATCGGCCGTATCTACCATGAGGTCCGCCAGCGCCCGCGTTACCTGATCGCCGGCATCTTGCAGGCCGAGGACGACAAGCAATGA
- a CDS encoding formyltransferase: protein MTRAVVFAYHNVGVRCLKVLLAQGIDVALVVTHEDNPNENIWFGSVRQVCEENGIPFITPSDPNTSEIETRIAALGADFLFSFYYRHMLKAPLLAAVSRGAYNMHGSLLPKYRGRVPINWAVIHGETETGATLHGMTEKPDNGAIVDQVAVPILPDDTAQEVFEKVTVAAELCLHRALPALIDGTALHRVQDLSQGAYFGGRKAEDGRIDWRQNARQIHNLVRAVTRPYPGAFSDLGAGRLVLWRTRVVADDCTGPLTGNIIHNNGRLEIHPHGGGTLQILDADFAGTSLPLGGDSDRRIALPSSDS from the coding sequence ATGACCCGTGCCGTCGTCTTCGCCTACCATAACGTTGGCGTCCGCTGTCTCAAGGTATTGCTGGCGCAAGGCATCGACGTCGCTCTCGTCGTCACGCATGAAGACAATCCGAACGAGAACATCTGGTTCGGCTCGGTTCGCCAGGTCTGCGAGGAAAACGGAATTCCGTTCATCACCCCTTCCGATCCGAACACATCGGAAATCGAAACGCGCATCGCCGCGCTGGGTGCCGATTTCCTGTTCAGCTTTTATTACCGCCACATGCTCAAGGCCCCGCTGCTTGCCGCAGTGAGCCGCGGCGCCTACAACATGCACGGCTCGCTGCTACCCAAATACCGAGGCCGCGTACCGATCAACTGGGCGGTCATCCACGGCGAGACAGAGACCGGCGCGACGCTCCATGGGATGACCGAAAAGCCCGACAACGGCGCCATCGTCGATCAGGTTGCGGTGCCGATCCTGCCGGACGACACCGCGCAGGAGGTATTCGAGAAGGTCACGGTCGCCGCGGAGCTTTGCCTTCACCGGGCGCTTCCCGCCCTGATCGACGGCACGGCGCTGCATCGTGTGCAAGACCTGAGTCAGGGCGCCTACTTCGGCGGACGCAAGGCCGAGGACGGCCGCATCGACTGGCGTCAGAACGCACGGCAGATTCACAACCTCGTCCGCGCCGTCACCCGCCCCTATCCCGGCGCTTTCAGTGACCTCGGCGCCGGAAGGCTGGTATTATGGCGGACTCGCGTCGTCGCCGACGACTGCACAGGCCCGCTGACGGGAAACATCATTCACAACAATGGAAGACTCGAGATTCACCCGCATGGCGGTGGCACGCTCCAGATCCTGGATGCCGACTTCGCCGGAACTTCGTTGCCGCTAGGCGGCGACAGCGATCGCCGCATCGCACTTCCATCCTCCGACTCCTGA
- a CDS encoding bifunctional UDP-4-keto-pentose/UDP-xylose synthase, with protein MKKVLILGVNGFIGHHLTKRILETTDWQVFGMDMFDDKVREFSDHPRFHFFEGDITINQEWIEYHVKKCDVVLPLVAIATPATYVQEPLKVFQLDFEANLPIIKWCVKYKKHVVFPSTSEVYGMCKDGEFDPENSDLVYGPINKPRWIYACSKQLLDRVIAAYGQQEGLKYTLFRPFNWIGGGLDSIHTPKEGSSRVITQFFGHIVRGETIKLVDGGQQKRAFTYVDDGINALVKIIENRDGKATGQIFNIGNPSNNYSVRELATMMLELAKEYPEYAEGLSRVKMVETTSGEYYGKGYQDVQNRVPKIENTMRDLDWAPTVTMAEALRHIFDYYRSHVANAKDLVN; from the coding sequence ATGAAAAAAGTCCTGATCCTCGGCGTGAACGGCTTCATCGGCCACCACCTGACCAAACGCATTCTTGAAACAACCGACTGGCAAGTCTTCGGCATGGACATGTTCGACGACAAGGTGCGCGAATTCTCCGACCACCCGCGCTTCCATTTCTTCGAGGGTGACATCACGATCAACCAGGAATGGATCGAATACCACGTCAAGAAGTGCGACGTCGTCCTGCCGTTGGTGGCCATTGCCACGCCGGCAACGTACGTTCAGGAACCGCTGAAAGTCTTCCAACTCGACTTTGAAGCCAACCTGCCGATCATCAAATGGTGCGTCAAGTACAAGAAGCACGTGGTCTTCCCCTCGACCTCGGAAGTCTATGGCATGTGCAAGGACGGCGAATTCGATCCCGAGAATTCGGATCTCGTCTATGGCCCGATCAACAAGCCGCGCTGGATCTATGCCTGTTCGAAGCAACTGCTCGACCGCGTGATCGCCGCTTACGGCCAGCAGGAAGGCCTCAAATACACGCTGTTCCGGCCGTTCAACTGGATCGGCGGCGGCCTTGACTCGATCCACACGCCGAAGGAAGGTTCCAGCCGCGTCATCACCCAGTTCTTCGGCCACATCGTGCGCGGCGAGACGATCAAGCTGGTCGATGGCGGCCAGCAGAAGCGCGCCTTCACCTATGTCGATGACGGCATCAACGCGCTGGTGAAGATCATTGAAAACAGGGACGGCAAAGCGACCGGTCAGATTTTCAACATCGGCAATCCGAGCAACAACTATTCGGTGCGCGAACTCGCCACGATGATGCTCGAGCTGGCCAAGGAATATCCGGAATATGCCGAAGGACTGAGCCGCGTGAAGATGGTCGAGACGACCTCGGGCGAATACTACGGCAAAGGCTATCAGGACGTGCAGAACCGCGTGCCGAAGATCGAGAACACCATGCGCGACCTCGACTGGGCGCCGACGGTAACGATGGCCGAAGCACTCCGTCATATTTTCGATTATTACCGCAGCCATGTGGCCAACGCCAAGGATCTGGTCAACTAA
- the hflC gene encoding protease modulator HflC produces MRMRLNFLAALVAAGLAVLATSIFTVDQRQSAIIFQLGEVREVITEPGLYLKWPMIQNVRYFDKRILTLDTPDPERFITSEKKNVLVDSFVKWRIVDPKLYYVSVAGDEARARTRLSQTVNAGLREEFGKRTVHEVVSGERDKIMEQMRAKADLDARKIGVQIVDVRVKRVDLPSEVSESVYRRMEAERKRVANELRSEGSAEAEKIRADAEKQREVIVAEAYRDAQKIKGEGDAKAAATYAQAFNQNPEFYAFYRSMEAYRSSFKSKNDVMVVEPNSDFFKYMKSVGRGGEKSVK; encoded by the coding sequence ATGCGCATGAGACTCAATTTCCTGGCAGCGCTCGTCGCTGCCGGCCTGGCGGTATTGGCGACGTCTATCTTCACGGTTGACCAGCGTCAGTCGGCGATCATCTTCCAGCTTGGCGAAGTGCGCGAAGTGATTACCGAGCCCGGACTCTATCTGAAATGGCCGATGATCCAGAACGTCCGTTATTTCGATAAGCGGATTCTGACGCTGGATACGCCGGATCCCGAGCGTTTCATTACCTCGGAAAAGAAGAACGTGCTGGTCGATTCCTTCGTCAAGTGGCGTATCGTTGATCCGAAGCTGTATTACGTTTCGGTCGCCGGGGATGAGGCGCGTGCGCGGACGCGGCTGTCACAAACCGTTAACGCCGGCCTGCGTGAGGAATTCGGCAAACGCACAGTGCACGAGGTGGTGTCGGGCGAGCGTGACAAGATCATGGAGCAGATGCGAGCCAAAGCGGATCTTGACGCACGCAAGATCGGCGTTCAGATCGTCGATGTGCGCGTCAAGCGCGTCGATTTGCCGTCCGAGGTGAGTGAGTCGGTCTATCGTCGGATGGAAGCCGAGCGTAAGCGGGTCGCCAACGAGTTGCGTTCGGAAGGTTCTGCCGAAGCGGAAAAAATCCGTGCGGATGCCGAAAAGCAACGCGAGGTGATCGTTGCCGAGGCCTATCGCGACGCGCAGAAGATCAAGGGGGAAGGCGATGCGAAGGCGGCGGCGACGTATGCCCAGGCATTCAATCAGAATCCCGAGTTCTACGCCTTTTATCGCAGCATGGAGGCGTATCGCAGTAGTTTCAAGAGCAAGAATGACGTGATGGTGGTCGAGCCGAATTCCGATTTCTTCAAGTACATGAAGAGTGTCGGTCGCGGCGGCGAAAAATCCGTCAAATGA
- a CDS encoding adenylosuccinate synthase, with protein sequence MAKNVVVVGTQWGDEGKGKIVDWLTDHASGVVRFQGGHNAGHTLVVGDKVYKLNLVPSGIVRDGITCYIGNGVVLDIHHLLSEIEQLEAGGLQVASRLKISPGCPLVLPYHIAVDRAREAAKCADKRIGTTGKGIGPTFEDKVARRALRVYDLFYPERFAEKLKENLDYHNFVLTQYLKADPVDYETVLAQTLADAEKIKPMVADVSAELNAAYKAGRNMLFEGAQGTLLDIDHGTYPFVTSSNCVAGQAAAGAGIGPGMLNYILGITKAYCTRVGGGPFPCELDIETAGTPGYQMSQVGREFGTVTGRKRRCGWFDVPALKRSIQINGITGLCITKLDVLDGLKELKICTGYRLNGEIVDLLPMGADDVAGCEPVFETMPGWSESTVGVKSHAALPAAAQAYLARIEALCEVPIDIVSTGPERDETILRRHPFA encoded by the coding sequence ATGGCTAAGAATGTGGTGGTGGTTGGAACCCAGTGGGGCGACGAGGGCAAGGGCAAGATCGTCGATTGGCTGACGGATCATGCCAGTGGCGTCGTCCGCTTTCAGGGCGGACACAACGCCGGGCATACGCTGGTCGTCGGCGACAAGGTGTACAAGCTCAACCTCGTGCCTTCGGGTATCGTTCGTGACGGGATTACGTGTTATATCGGCAACGGTGTTGTGCTCGATATTCACCATCTGTTGTCGGAGATCGAGCAGCTCGAGGCCGGTGGCCTGCAGGTTGCCTCGCGGCTGAAGATCAGCCCGGGATGCCCGCTGGTGCTGCCGTACCATATCGCCGTCGATCGCGCGCGCGAGGCCGCCAAGTGTGCCGACAAGCGCATCGGCACGACCGGCAAAGGCATTGGCCCGACCTTCGAGGACAAGGTCGCCCGGCGTGCGCTGCGTGTCTATGACCTCTTCTATCCCGAGCGTTTCGCCGAGAAGCTCAAGGAAAACCTCGACTACCACAATTTCGTGCTGACGCAGTATCTCAAGGCAGACCCGGTCGATTACGAGACGGTGCTGGCACAGACGCTCGCCGACGCGGAAAAGATCAAGCCGATGGTTGCCGATGTGTCGGCGGAACTCAATGCTGCCTACAAGGCCGGCCGCAACATGCTGTTTGAGGGCGCACAGGGCACACTGCTCGACATTGACCACGGCACCTATCCGTTTGTTACCTCGTCGAACTGCGTCGCTGGCCAGGCGGCCGCCGGTGCCGGGATTGGCCCGGGCATGCTCAATTACATTCTTGGCATCACCAAGGCGTATTGCACCCGCGTCGGTGGCGGTCCCTTCCCGTGTGAGCTCGATATCGAGACCGCCGGCACGCCGGGCTACCAGATGTCGCAGGTCGGCCGTGAATTCGGTACGGTGACCGGGCGCAAGCGCCGCTGTGGCTGGTTCGATGTTCCTGCGCTCAAGCGCTCGATCCAGATCAATGGCATCACCGGTCTGTGCATCACCAAGCTCGACGTGCTCGACGGGCTGAAAGAGCTGAAGATCTGCACCGGTTACCGCCTGAACGGCGAAATCGTTGATCTGTTGCCGATGGGCGCGGACGACGTCGCTGGTTGTGAACCGGTGTTCGAAACGATGCCCGGCTGGAGCGAGTCGACGGTCGGCGTGAAGTCGCATGCAGCCCTGCCGGCAGCAGCGCAGGCCTATCTCGCGCGCATTGAGGCCTTGTGCGAAGTGCCGATCGACATCGTGTCGACCGGTCCTGAGCGTGACGAGACGATCCTGCGTCGGCACCCGTTTGCCTGA
- a CDS encoding DUF2065 domain-containing protein — protein sequence MTNGLLVAFALMLVLEGLVPFLAPSAWRETFRRLIQMSDGQLRFIGLSSMLAGIVLLMIFK from the coding sequence ATGACCAATGGTCTGCTGGTTGCCTTTGCCCTGATGCTGGTGCTGGAAGGTTTGGTTCCCTTCCTGGCGCCATCGGCATGGCGTGAGACATTTCGTCGCCTGATCCAGATGTCGGACGGGCAACTTCGTTTTATCGGCCTGTCATCGATGCTGGCCGGCATTGTCCTGTTGATGATATTCAAATGA
- the hflX gene encoding GTPase HflX: MFDRPESGERAIIVQLDLGYDDIPDRLEEIRLLAASAGATVCAEVSGKRRSPDAATFAGKGKVEEVAAEISAHDADLVIFNHELSPAQERNLERRLQCRVIDRTSLILDIFALRAQSAEGKLQVELAQLDHLATRLVRGWTHLERQKGGIGLRGPGETQLETDRRLLGKRVKLLRERLSRLERQRGVQRKARVRGEALTVSLVGYTNAGKSTLFNALTHAGAYAADQLFATLDTTSRKVWLGEVGNIVVSDTVGFIRDLPHSLVAAFHATLEATAHADVLLHVVDSASPVRDEQMREVDKVLKEIGASDVPQLIVLNKLDLTGLPPSVERDEYGRIDRVRVSAKCGDGLPLLREALTEIALEKARSNRVASHSDAEALGDESDHNPGFFL, from the coding sequence ATGTTCGATCGTCCTGAGTCTGGCGAACGTGCCATCATCGTTCAGCTAGATCTCGGCTACGACGATATTCCTGATCGGCTTGAAGAAATCCGCCTGCTGGCGGCTTCTGCCGGCGCGACCGTGTGCGCAGAGGTGTCCGGCAAACGCCGAAGTCCCGACGCAGCGACGTTTGCCGGCAAGGGCAAGGTGGAGGAGGTGGCGGCCGAGATCAGCGCGCACGACGCTGATCTCGTCATCTTCAATCACGAATTGTCGCCGGCGCAGGAACGGAATCTGGAACGGCGCCTGCAGTGTCGCGTCATCGATCGCACCAGCCTGATTCTCGATATTTTCGCCTTGCGGGCGCAAAGCGCCGAGGGTAAGTTGCAGGTCGAACTCGCCCAGCTCGATCATCTCGCGACGCGCCTCGTGCGCGGTTGGACGCACCTTGAACGGCAAAAGGGCGGCATTGGTCTGCGCGGCCCGGGCGAAACGCAGCTTGAAACGGACCGGCGTCTGCTTGGCAAACGCGTCAAACTGCTTCGCGAGCGACTGTCGCGTCTGGAGCGGCAGCGCGGTGTGCAGCGCAAGGCGCGGGTACGGGGGGAAGCGTTGACCGTATCGCTGGTTGGCTATACGAACGCCGGCAAGTCGACCTTGTTCAATGCGCTGACGCACGCTGGCGCCTATGCCGCCGACCAGTTGTTCGCCACGCTCGATACCACCTCGCGCAAGGTCTGGTTGGGCGAGGTGGGTAACATCGTCGTCTCCGACACCGTCGGGTTCATTCGTGATCTGCCGCATTCGCTGGTGGCGGCATTCCACGCGACGCTCGAGGCGACCGCGCACGCCGATGTTCTGCTGCATGTGGTTGATTCGGCAAGCCCGGTCAGGGACGAGCAGATGCGCGAAGTTGACAAGGTTCTGAAGGAAATCGGGGCCAGCGACGTGCCCCAGTTGATCGTGCTGAACAAGCTTGATTTGACAGGTCTTCCGCCGTCGGTCGAGCGGGACGAGTATGGTAGAATCGATCGGGTGCGTGTCAGCGCCAAGTGCGGCGACGGATTGCCCTTGTTGCGCGAAGCCTTGACCGAGATCGCACTGGAGAAGGCCAGGTCAAATCGTGTCGCGTCACACAGTGACGCCGAAGCGCTTGGCGATGAATCGGATCACAACCCAGGTTTTTTCCTATGA
- the hflK gene encoding FtsH protease activity modulator HflK encodes MSLNDPQWGNRGNDSGNNGGGKRPDQGPPDLEEMWRDLNRRLSGMLGKRGNGGGNRGSERPPVDINPRFLGGGIGVLLALVLLVWLASGFYIVDASQRALVLQFGRYKESTESGLRWRLPYPIQSHEIVNISGVRTIEVGYRGSERNKVLKEALMLTDDENIINIQFAVQYILKDPVDYIFNNRNPDESVMQAAETAIREIVGKSRMDFVLYEGREQIAVKASNLMQEILDRYKTGILISKVTMQNAQPPEQVQAAFDDAVKAGQDRERQKNEGQAYANDVIPKARGTAARLIQEAEGYKQRLIATAEGDASRFRQINAEYAKAPEVTRSRMYLETMQQVYANTSKVMVDAKGQGNLLYLPLDKLMQAAGAVASTQSPASNEAQVSARGATPPVSNETPPQLEKPIQAERGGAYSIQRDREALRSRDREVR; translated from the coding sequence ATGTCACTCAATGACCCGCAGTGGGGAAATCGTGGCAACGACAGCGGCAACAATGGCGGCGGCAAGCGCCCGGATCAGGGGCCTCCCGATCTTGAGGAGATGTGGCGCGACCTCAATCGCCGTCTGTCCGGTATGCTCGGCAAGCGTGGCAACGGTGGCGGCAATCGCGGTAGCGAGCGTCCACCGGTGGACATCAATCCGCGCTTCCTCGGTGGCGGCATCGGTGTTTTGCTGGCGCTGGTGCTGCTTGTCTGGCTGGCCAGCGGCTTCTACATCGTCGATGCCTCGCAGCGCGCATTGGTGCTGCAGTTCGGCCGTTACAAGGAAAGCACCGAGTCGGGCTTGCGCTGGCGTCTGCCGTATCCGATCCAGTCGCATGAGATCGTGAATATCTCCGGTGTCCGCACGATCGAGGTCGGTTACCGGGGCAGCGAACGGAACAAGGTGCTGAAGGAAGCACTGATGCTTACCGATGATGAAAACATCATCAACATCCAGTTCGCCGTGCAGTACATTCTCAAGGATCCGGTCGATTACATCTTCAATAACCGCAATCCCGATGAATCGGTGATGCAGGCGGCTGAAACCGCGATCCGCGAGATCGTTGGCAAGAGCCGTATGGACTTCGTCCTGTATGAAGGTCGCGAGCAGATCGCCGTCAAGGCATCAAATCTGATGCAGGAAATTCTCGATCGTTACAAGACCGGTATCCTGATTTCCAAGGTGACGATGCAAAATGCGCAGCCGCCGGAGCAGGTGCAGGCGGCGTTCGATGACGCCGTCAAGGCTGGCCAGGATCGCGAACGGCAGAAGAACGAAGGCCAGGCGTATGCCAACGACGTTATTCCGAAGGCGCGCGGTACGGCGGCTCGGCTGATTCAGGAGGCTGAGGGCTACAAGCAACGCCTGATTGCGACGGCGGAAGGTGATGCGAGCCGGTTCCGCCAGATCAACGCCGAGTACGCGAAGGCGCCGGAAGTGACGCGCAGCCGCATGTATCTCGAAACCATGCAACAGGTTTATGCCAATACCAGCAAGGTCATGGTCGACGCCAAGGGGCAGGGGAATCTCCTGTATCTGCCGCTCGACAAGCTGATGCAGGCGGCCGGTGCCGTTGCGTCGACGCAGTCGCCCGCAAGTAACGAGGCGCAAGTGTCGGCGCGCGGTGCGACACCGCCGGTGTCGAACGAAACACCGCCGCAGCTTGAGAAGCCGATTCAGGCCGAGCGCGGCGGCGCTTATTCCATACAGCGTGATCGCGAAGCCTTGCGCTCGCGTGATCGGGAGGTGCGTTGA